In Candidatus Epulonipiscium viviparus, one DNA window encodes the following:
- a CDS encoding trimethylamine corrinoid protein 2: MRFKEDIDIVRRRIDAFWENELLDRALVSIIAPKKKNLSLNMFDEQEYAKDPSYMKRFWLDPQTIHNRNIKRLENTYLGGDALPSIFLDFGTSGHCNFYGAKPIFFKDTIWFDPVWKNLYEYNLVFDEAAIDRYVAIATEIANLSQGDYFIGMPDNCGTLDALGHLYGSANVLTEMLLNPDAVQKAIDAVNEGWKIGNELFYNATKAINHGSCHSWMHLLANGKMGQMQCDMSVMFSTAMYEKFVYNELQTQIDWFDYPIYHFDGVEQEKHLDILLSFEKLKAIQWTHVAGQPKASRFISILQRIQNAGKRLIVFIDPEEVSTMLENLSAKGLNLIIENVPDPETADTILQYVKNHSKE, from the coding sequence ATGAGATTTAAAGAGGATATTGATATTGTACGCAGAAGAATTGATGCTTTTTGGGAAAATGAATTGCTAGACCGCGCTCTAGTTTCTATAATTGCTCCAAAGAAGAAAAATCTAAGTTTAAATATGTTTGACGAACAAGAATATGCTAAAGATCCTAGTTATATGAAGCGCTTTTGGCTAGATCCCCAAACAATTCATAATCGTAATATAAAACGCTTGGAGAACACCTATCTTGGAGGCGATGCTTTGCCTTCTATTTTTTTAGATTTTGGAACTAGTGGTCATTGCAATTTTTATGGTGCAAAACCTATCTTCTTTAAAGATACCATCTGGTTTGATCCTGTATGGAAAAACTTATATGAATATAACCTTGTTTTTGATGAAGCGGCAATAGACCGATACGTCGCCATAGCAACTGAGATTGCCAACCTCTCTCAAGGGGATTACTTTATCGGAATGCCTGATAATTGTGGTACTCTTGATGCATTAGGGCATCTTTATGGCTCTGCAAATGTGTTAACCGAGATGCTACTTAATCCCGATGCTGTTCAAAAAGCAATTGATGCAGTAAACGAAGGCTGGAAAATAGGCAATGAGCTTTTTTACAATGCCACTAAAGCCATCAATCACGGATCTTGCCACTCCTGGATGCATCTACTTGCTAATGGAAAAATGGGCCAGATGCAATGCGACATGTCTGTTATGTTTTCAACAGCAATGTACGAAAAATTTGTATACAACGAGTTACAAACTCAAATTGATTGGTTTGATTACCCTATATATCATTTTGATGGCGTCGAGCAAGAGAAACATCTTGATATATTGCTATCATTTGAAAAACTCAAAGCAATTCAGTGGACTCATGTTGCGGGACAACCAAAAGCATCTCGCTTTATCTCCATTTTACAACGCATCCAGAATGCAGGTAAACGTCTCATTGTATTTATAGATCCCGAAGAAGTTTCTACAATGCTAGAGAATTTATCTGCTAAAGGATTGAATTTAATCATTGAAAATGTACCTGACCCCGAAACTGCAGATACAATTTTACAGTACGTCAAAAATCATAGCAAAGAATAA
- a CDS encoding AI-2E family transporter, translated as MDKKRIKESIVVVTYAIILYLILINLKTINSTFDTFTTLLMPVITGFIIAYILKGPYNFVRDKVLRMSSKDTQTIQTTKSVIALVMAYTLVILVLTILAILVIPQLWNSIQSLISTLPDQIDILFAKFQGFLDDMDGRLDTSVDSEIYTQLEEAWVTVMNFVSAILTDVIPAVLNGIVEITTSITNMIFAFIFSVYFLTGKERLSSQMSRILYAYLPKARAERILYISRITNNSFTNFINGQVAEAFILGILCFVGMLIFKMPYAVLVSVIIGATNIIPIFGPIFGSIPATFIVLMDDPSNPMMAVWFVVFILVMQRIDGDIIYPRVVGDSIGLPGVFVMLAIVIGSGLWGLTGMIIGVPLAAVFYRLIKEGTNLRLAEKEINFE; from the coding sequence ATGGATAAGAAAAGAATTAAAGAGAGCATCGTTGTCGTTACTTACGCTATCATTTTATATTTAATATTAATCAATTTAAAAACAATTAATAGCACTTTTGATACGTTTACTACATTATTAATGCCTGTCATTACTGGATTTATCATAGCATATATCCTAAAAGGACCTTATAATTTTGTTCGAGATAAAGTTCTTAGAATGTCCTCTAAAGATACACAGACTATACAAACTACTAAATCCGTTATAGCATTAGTTATGGCGTATACTCTTGTTATTTTAGTATTAACTATTTTAGCAATTTTAGTTATTCCCCAACTTTGGAACAGTATTCAAAGCTTAATTTCCACACTTCCCGATCAAATAGATATCTTATTTGCTAAATTTCAAGGATTTTTAGATGATATGGACGGTCGATTGGACACATCAGTTGATTCGGAAATATACACTCAGCTCGAAGAAGCTTGGGTTACTGTCATGAACTTTGTAAGTGCAATTTTAACTGATGTAATACCAGCAGTCTTAAATGGAATTGTAGAAATCACTACTAGTATCACTAATATGATTTTTGCATTTATCTTTTCTGTTTATTTTTTAACTGGAAAAGAAAGATTATCTTCTCAAATGAGCAGAATTTTGTATGCCTATTTACCTAAAGCAAGAGCCGAAAGAATCTTATATATTTCTAGAATAACCAATAATTCATTTACAAACTTTATTAATGGTCAGGTTGCGGAAGCCTTTATTTTGGGAATTCTTTGCTTTGTAGGAATGCTTATATTTAAAATGCCATATGCCGTGCTTGTTAGCGTAATCATAGGTGCCACAAACATTATTCCAATTTTTGGACCTATATTTGGCTCCATTCCTGCAACGTTTATTGTGCTTATGGACGATCCAAGTAACCCTATGATGGCTGTATGGTTTGTTGTATTTATACTTGTAATGCAACGAATTGATGGAGATATTATATATCCAAGAGTGGTAGGAGATTCTATTGGTCTTCCGGGAGTTTTTGTAATGCTTGCCATTGTAATTGGTTCTGGATTATGGGGACTTACTGGAATGATTATCGGCGTACCTCTCGCTGCTGTATTTTACAGACTAATCAAAGAAGGTACAAATCTTAGACTAGCCGAAAAAGAGATTAATTTCGAATAA
- the rsmD gene encoding 16S rRNA (guanine(966)-N(2))-methyltransferase RsmD, with protein MRIISGKFRGTKLLSPEGLNTRPTTDRIKETLFNIINFDLLECSFLDLFSGSGQIGIEALSRGAKTATFVENNKAAFAILEKNLLKIRLQNSAITYKIDINEALNLIYLQKETFDIIFMDPPYHYVNLQQIIDFIVTNDLLTPSGKIIIEDASDANPIYNDKLILIKEKVYTTTRISIFERI; from the coding sequence ATGAGAATTATAAGCGGAAAATTTCGAGGAACAAAATTACTTTCTCCCGAAGGTTTAAATACTCGACCCACTACAGATAGAATCAAAGAAACATTATTTAATATAATTAATTTTGACCTATTAGAATGTAGTTTTTTAGATTTATTTAGTGGCAGTGGTCAAATTGGTATAGAAGCTCTAAGCCGGGGCGCCAAAACTGCAACTTTTGTTGAAAACAATAAGGCGGCATTTGCTATATTAGAGAAAAATTTATTAAAAATTAGGTTGCAAAATTCTGCAATAACATATAAAATAGATATCAATGAAGCATTAAATTTAATTTACTTACAAAAGGAAACATTTGATATAATATTTATGGACCCTCCTTATCATTATGTAAATTTACAACAAATAATCGATTTTATTGTAACAAACGATTTACTCACACCCTCAGGTAAGATTATTATCGAAGATGCCTCAGATGCAAATCCAATATATAATGACAAATTAATATTAATAAAAGAAAAGGTTTATACAACAACCAGAATTAGCATATTTGAAAGGATTTAA
- the coaD gene encoding pantetheine-phosphate adenylyltransferase, translated as MNTAIYPGSFDPVTIGHIDIIARASQHFTSLIVAIGYNPNKATGLFDLKTRIAMLKLATKKFDNVTVATYDGLLIDFMQSANVNVIVKGVRNSKDFEYEKDMALINNSLDITIETFLLFANPMYSFISSSMVRELLYFNKEVDNYVPKEIIYILKM; from the coding sequence ATGAATACTGCCATTTATCCTGGAAGCTTTGATCCCGTTACTATTGGGCACATAGATATTATTGCACGAGCTAGTCAGCACTTTACTTCATTGATTGTTGCAATAGGATATAACCCCAATAAAGCAACAGGGCTTTTTGATCTAAAAACTAGAATCGCCATGCTAAAGTTAGCTACAAAAAAATTTGACAACGTTACAGTCGCCACTTATGATGGATTGTTAATTGATTTTATGCAAAGCGCAAACGTAAATGTGATTGTTAAAGGTGTTCGCAACTCAAAAGATTTTGAATACGAAAAAGATATGGCATTAATAAACAATAGCTTGGATATAACGATAGAAACGTTTTTGTTATTTGCTAATCCTATGTACTCTTTTATCAGCTCTAGTATGGTACGTGAACTACTATATTTTAATAAGGAAGTAGACAATTATGTTCCGAAAGAAATAATTTATATACTTAAAATGTGA